A genomic window from Streptomyces sp. NBC_00234 includes:
- a CDS encoding PH domain-containing protein → MTAPAPRPERPALPVTFRPTLTRVVLLTVGLAMFVVITVVALALEKLSAGERTSFVFVALLFFGVLALLSRPKVVADEDGVTVVNLTRTRRLAWAEILRVNLRVGDPWVFLDLSDGTSLPALGIQPGIAKEQAVRDARALRALAEFHGTGADAGTENG, encoded by the coding sequence ATGACCGCCCCCGCGCCCCGGCCCGAACGTCCCGCCCTCCCGGTCACCTTCAGGCCCACCCTCACCCGAGTGGTCCTGCTGACCGTGGGGCTGGCGATGTTCGTCGTCATCACCGTCGTCGCCCTGGCGCTGGAGAAGCTGAGCGCGGGGGAGCGGACCAGTTTCGTCTTCGTGGCGCTGCTCTTCTTCGGCGTCCTGGCCCTCCTCAGCCGGCCGAAGGTCGTCGCCGACGAGGACGGTGTCACGGTCGTCAATCTCACCCGCACCCGCAGGCTGGCCTGGGCGGAGATCCTCCGCGTCAACCTGCGGGTCGGAGACCCCTGGGTCTTCCTCGACCTCAGCGACGGCACCAGCCTGCCCGCCCTCGGCATCCAGCCCGGAATCGCCAAGGAACAGGCCGTCCGGGACGCCCGCGCGCTCCGCGCACTCGCCGAATTCCACGGCACCGGAGCGGACGCCGGTACGGAGAACGGCTGA
- the hisG gene encoding ATP phosphoribosyltransferase yields the protein MLRIAVPNKGAISGPAMAMLHEAGYQQRKESKELVLVDPTNEVEFFYLRPRDIAIYVSSGRLDIGITGRDLLLDSGADAEEILQLGFARSTFRYATKPGTATGPQDFDGMTVATSYEGIVAKHLAEVGVKASVVHLDGAVETAIELGVAQIIADVVETGTSMRNAGLEVIGEPIMSSEAVVIRRKGAPADEPKVEQFLRRLQGVLVARSYVMMDYDCRVEHLERAVALTPGLESPTISPLHHEGWVAVRSMVAAKEAQRIMDDLYELGARAILTTAIHACRL from the coding sequence ATGCTGCGCATCGCCGTCCCCAACAAGGGTGCAATCTCCGGGCCTGCGATGGCGATGCTCCATGAGGCGGGCTACCAGCAGCGCAAGGAGTCGAAGGAACTCGTCCTGGTCGACCCCACGAACGAGGTCGAGTTCTTCTACCTGCGGCCGCGCGACATCGCGATCTACGTCAGCTCCGGCCGCCTGGACATCGGCATCACCGGCCGCGACCTGCTGCTGGACTCCGGTGCCGACGCCGAGGAGATCCTCCAGCTCGGCTTCGCCCGCTCCACCTTCCGTTACGCCACGAAGCCCGGCACGGCCACCGGCCCGCAGGACTTCGACGGCATGACGGTCGCCACCTCCTACGAGGGCATCGTCGCCAAGCACCTCGCCGAAGTGGGTGTCAAGGCATCGGTCGTGCACCTCGACGGCGCGGTCGAGACGGCCATCGAGCTCGGTGTCGCCCAGATCATCGCCGATGTGGTGGAGACCGGCACCAGCATGCGCAACGCCGGTCTGGAAGTCATCGGCGAGCCGATCATGTCCTCGGAAGCGGTCGTGATCCGTCGCAAGGGCGCCCCTGCCGACGAGCCCAAGGTGGAGCAGTTCCTGCGCCGCCTCCAGGGCGTCCTGGTCGCCCGCAGCTACGTGATGATGGACTACGACTGCCGCGTGGAGCACCTGGAGCGCGCCGTGGCCCTCACCCCGGGCCTGGAGTCGCCGACCATCTCCCCGCTGCACCACGAGGGCTGGGTCGCGGTCCGCTCGATGGTCGCCGCCAAGGAGGCCCAGCGGATCATGGACGACCTGTACGAACTGGGTGCCCGCGCCATCCTCACCACGGCCATCCACGCCTGCCGCCTCTGA
- a CDS encoding phosphoribosyl-ATP diphosphatase — translation MANKTFEELFAELQLKAANGDPSTSRTAELVDKGVHAIGKKVVEEAAEVWMAAEYEGKEAAAEEISQLLYHVQVMMVARGISLDDVYAHL, via the coding sequence ATGGCGAACAAAACCTTCGAAGAGCTCTTCGCCGAGCTGCAGCTCAAGGCCGCCAACGGCGACCCCTCCACCTCCCGTACCGCCGAACTGGTGGACAAGGGAGTGCATGCCATCGGCAAGAAGGTCGTCGAGGAGGCCGCCGAAGTCTGGATGGCCGCCGAATACGAGGGCAAAGAGGCCGCTGCCGAGGAGATCTCGCAACTGCTGTACCACGTCCAGGTGATGATGGTCGCCCGCGGAATCTCCCTCGACGACGTCTACGCCCACCTCTGA
- the ribH gene encoding 6,7-dimethyl-8-ribityllumazine synthase produces the protein MSGKGAPELSVRNCGDLRVAVIAAQWHEKVMDGLVDGALRALHDLGIDEPTLLRVPGSFELPVVAKVLAGRGYDAIVALGVIIRGGTPHFEYVSQGVTNGLTQVTVDTGVPVGFGVLTCDTEEQALDRAGLEGSNEDKGHEAVTAAVATAATLRTVSEPWR, from the coding sequence ATGAGCGGCAAGGGCGCACCCGAACTGTCCGTACGCAACTGCGGTGACCTGCGGGTCGCGGTGATCGCGGCCCAGTGGCACGAGAAGGTCATGGACGGTCTCGTCGACGGCGCGCTGCGCGCCCTGCACGACCTGGGCATCGACGAGCCGACCCTGCTCCGCGTCCCCGGCAGCTTCGAGCTCCCGGTCGTCGCGAAGGTCCTCGCCGGACGCGGTTACGACGCGATCGTCGCCCTCGGCGTGATCATCCGCGGTGGCACCCCGCACTTCGAGTACGTGTCCCAGGGCGTCACCAACGGCCTCACCCAGGTCACCGTCGATACCGGGGTCCCCGTCGGCTTCGGTGTCCTCACCTGTGACACCGAGGAGCAGGCGCTCGACCGGGCCGGCCTCGAAGGATCCAACGAGGACAAGGGTCACGAAGCGGTCACCGCGGCCGTCGCGACCGCCGCGACGCTGCGCACCGTCAGCGAACCCTGGCGCTGA
- a CDS encoding bifunctional 3,4-dihydroxy-2-butanone-4-phosphate synthase/GTP cyclohydrolase II, whose protein sequence is MTAQPTWLHPEHGPHVVDLSLDPVEQAIRDIAAGRPVVVVDDEDRENEGDLVIAAEKATPEIVAFMMSECRGLICAPMESGELERLELPQMVDHNTESMKTAFTVSVDASAAHGVTTGISAADRATTLRMLAGGEAGPGDFVRPGHIFPLRARSGGVLVRNGHTEAAVDLARLAGLRPAGAIVEIAGEDGVMLRLPELVPFARKHGLTIISIEDLIAYRRSSEPTVRREAEVRLPTAFGEFTAYGYRSVTDGVEHVALVHGDIGDGDDVLVRVHSECLTGDIFQSQRCDCGPQLHASMERITQEGRGIVVYLRGHEGRGIGLLSKLRAYELQEKGVDTLDANLELGLPADARDYAAGARMLLDLGVRSVRLMTNNPDKTAAVLRHGLAVTGREPMPVQAGEHNLRYLRTKRDRMGHDLPWLDAATASTCGNQ, encoded by the coding sequence ATGACTGCCCAGCCCACCTGGTTGCACCCGGAACACGGCCCGCACGTCGTGGACCTCTCCCTCGACCCCGTCGAGCAGGCCATCCGCGACATCGCCGCCGGACGCCCCGTCGTCGTCGTCGACGACGAGGACCGCGAGAACGAGGGCGACCTCGTCATCGCCGCGGAGAAGGCCACCCCGGAGATCGTCGCCTTCATGATGAGCGAGTGCCGCGGACTGATCTGCGCGCCCATGGAGAGCGGCGAGCTGGAACGGCTCGAACTGCCTCAGATGGTGGACCACAACACCGAGTCGATGAAGACCGCCTTCACCGTCTCCGTGGACGCCTCCGCCGCGCACGGCGTGACCACCGGCATCTCCGCCGCCGACCGCGCCACCACGCTCCGCATGCTGGCGGGCGGCGAGGCGGGGCCCGGCGACTTCGTCCGCCCCGGCCACATCTTCCCGCTCCGCGCCCGCTCGGGCGGTGTCCTCGTCCGCAACGGCCACACCGAGGCCGCCGTCGACCTGGCCCGGCTCGCCGGGCTGCGGCCCGCGGGCGCCATCGTGGAGATCGCGGGCGAGGACGGCGTCATGCTGCGCCTCCCCGAGCTGGTCCCCTTCGCCCGCAAGCACGGACTCACGATCATCTCCATCGAGGACCTGATCGCCTACCGCCGCAGCTCCGAGCCGACGGTCCGCCGCGAGGCCGAGGTCCGGCTGCCGACCGCGTTCGGCGAGTTCACCGCGTACGGCTACCGCTCGGTCACCGACGGTGTCGAGCACGTGGCCCTCGTCCACGGCGACATCGGCGACGGCGACGACGTGCTGGTCCGGGTCCACTCCGAGTGCCTGACCGGCGACATCTTCCAGTCCCAGCGCTGCGACTGCGGCCCCCAGCTGCACGCCTCCATGGAGCGCATCACGCAGGAGGGGCGCGGCATCGTCGTCTATCTCCGGGGCCACGAGGGCCGCGGCATCGGCCTGCTGTCGAAGCTCCGCGCGTACGAGCTCCAGGAGAAGGGCGTGGACACCCTCGACGCCAACCTGGAACTCGGTCTGCCCGCCGACGCCCGTGACTACGCCGCGGGCGCCCGGATGCTCCTCGACCTCGGTGTCCGCAGCGTCCGGCTGATGACCAACAACCCCGACAAGACCGCGGCGGTCCTGCGCCACGGCCTGGCGGTGACCGGCCGCGAACCCATGCCCGTCCAGGCCGGCGAGCACAACCTGCGGTACCTGCGCACCAAGCGCGACCGCATGGGGCACGACCTGCCCTGGCTCGACGCGGCCACCGCGTCGACCTGCGGCAACCAGTAA
- a CDS encoding nicotinamide mononucleotide transporter family protein: protein MSALSWLNSEAFTAFGQHIIWSDLIGNTIGLIALTLGWLRSVWTWPAQLLSGVVLVAANVSVQQAGSVGKQLVVIAVAVWGWQQWTRGRQQAQDGSLAVRFATWRERGYLIGGAALGTLAVGGLFTAFPSLSWSPWADAYIFAGTLVAMLAQARGMVEFWFAWLLVDLVGVPLNFHSGLAFSGLIYVVYGALVLWGMRDWWLRTRTPALEGATA from the coding sequence GTGAGCGCCCTCTCCTGGCTGAACTCGGAGGCGTTCACCGCCTTCGGCCAGCACATCATCTGGTCCGACCTGATCGGAAACACGATCGGTCTGATCGCCCTGACCCTGGGCTGGCTCCGCTCCGTGTGGACCTGGCCCGCCCAACTCCTCTCCGGCGTCGTCCTGGTGGCCGCCAACGTCTCCGTGCAACAGGCCGGAAGCGTCGGCAAGCAGCTCGTGGTCATCGCCGTCGCCGTCTGGGGATGGCAGCAGTGGACCCGCGGCCGGCAGCAGGCGCAGGACGGCTCCCTCGCCGTCCGCTTCGCGACCTGGCGCGAACGCGGCTACCTGATCGGCGGCGCCGCACTCGGCACCCTCGCCGTGGGCGGCCTCTTCACCGCGTTCCCCTCGCTGTCCTGGAGCCCGTGGGCCGACGCGTACATATTCGCCGGCACGCTCGTCGCCATGCTCGCCCAGGCCCGCGGCATGGTCGAGTTCTGGTTCGCCTGGCTGCTCGTCGACCTGGTCGGCGTACCGCTGAACTTCCACAGCGGTCTCGCCTTCTCCGGTCTCATCTACGTCGTCTACGGGGCTCTCGTCCTGTGGGGCATGCGCGACTGGTGGCTGCGTACGCGGACACCCGCTCTGGAAGGAGCCACGGCATGA
- a CDS encoding riboflavin synthase yields MFTGIVEELGEVTAVEKLDDASRFRLRGPVVTEGAKHGDSIAVNGVCLTVVDLGEHEFTADVMAETLNRSSLGALETGSRVNLERPMALGGRLGGHIVQGHVDGTGRILGREVSEHWEIVKISLPEELTRYVVEKGSITVDGVSLTVVEAGTDYFTISLIPTTLDLTTLGLKQAGDPVNLEVDVIAKYVERLLGGGAVQQPEEPVK; encoded by the coding sequence GTGTTCACCGGAATTGTCGAAGAACTGGGTGAGGTCACCGCCGTCGAGAAGCTCGACGACGCCTCCCGCTTCCGCCTGCGTGGCCCCGTCGTCACCGAAGGCGCCAAGCACGGCGACTCGATCGCCGTCAACGGCGTCTGCCTCACCGTCGTCGACCTCGGCGAGCACGAGTTCACCGCCGATGTGATGGCGGAAACCCTGAACCGCTCCAGCCTCGGCGCCCTGGAGACCGGCTCCCGGGTCAACCTGGAGCGGCCCATGGCACTCGGCGGCAGGCTCGGCGGACACATCGTCCAGGGGCACGTCGACGGCACCGGCCGCATCCTCGGCCGCGAGGTCTCCGAGCACTGGGAGATCGTGAAGATCTCCCTGCCCGAGGAGCTGACCCGGTACGTCGTGGAGAAGGGCTCGATCACCGTCGACGGCGTGAGCCTGACCGTCGTCGAGGCCGGCACCGACTACTTCACGATCAGCCTCATCCCCACCACCCTCGACCTGACCACGCTCGGCCTCAAGCAGGCGGGCGACCCGGTCAACCTCGAGGTGGACGTCATCGCGAAGTACGTCGAGCGCCTGCTCGGCGGCGGCGCGGTCCAGCAGCCCGAGGAGCCGGTGAAGTGA
- the ribD gene encoding bifunctional diaminohydroxyphosphoribosylaminopyrimidine deaminase/5-amino-6-(5-phosphoribosylamino)uracil reductase RibD, producing MDTAADITAMRRAIALAARGLGSTSPNPVVGCVILDAAGEPAGEGFHQRAGGPHAEIHALRAAGERARGGTAYVTLEPCNHTGRTGPCAQALAEAGVSRVRYAVADPNPQATGGADTLRAAGVEARQGLLADEAEAGNAAWLTSVRLGRPYVLWKYAATLDGRIAAADATSRWITSPEARADVHRLRAEADAVVVGSGTARADDPQLGVRGIDGAHQPLRVVVDTGATAVRPGARVLDGTAPTLIAVAEDADTAHLPEETVLRLPRSATGPGLDIEALLGALYARDIRSVLLEGGPTLAGAFVAAGTVDKVVGYLAPVLLGAGPAALADAGISTISRALRLDVTETERIGPDLRITAVPVPARKGN from the coding sequence GTGGACACCGCAGCCGACATCACCGCCATGCGGCGAGCGATCGCGCTCGCAGCCCGCGGTCTCGGCTCCACCAGCCCGAACCCGGTCGTCGGATGCGTCATTCTCGACGCCGCCGGGGAACCGGCCGGTGAAGGCTTCCACCAGCGGGCCGGCGGCCCCCACGCCGAGATCCACGCCCTGCGCGCGGCCGGCGAGCGCGCCCGGGGCGGAACCGCCTACGTCACCCTCGAACCCTGCAACCACACCGGTCGCACCGGCCCCTGCGCCCAGGCGCTGGCCGAGGCCGGTGTCAGCCGGGTCCGCTACGCGGTCGCGGACCCGAATCCGCAGGCCACAGGCGGTGCGGACACCCTCCGCGCGGCAGGCGTCGAGGCCCGGCAGGGGCTCCTCGCCGACGAGGCCGAGGCGGGCAACGCCGCCTGGCTCACCTCGGTGCGGCTCGGCCGCCCGTACGTCCTGTGGAAGTACGCCGCGACGCTCGACGGCCGGATCGCCGCCGCCGACGCCACCAGCCGCTGGATCACCTCCCCCGAAGCCCGCGCCGACGTCCACCGGCTGCGCGCCGAGGCCGACGCCGTGGTCGTCGGCTCCGGCACCGCCCGCGCCGACGACCCGCAGCTGGGCGTACGCGGCATCGACGGCGCGCACCAGCCGCTCAGGGTGGTCGTCGACACCGGCGCCACCGCCGTACGGCCGGGCGCCCGGGTCCTCGACGGCACCGCTCCCACCCTGATCGCGGTCGCCGAGGACGCCGACACGGCCCACCTCCCCGAAGAGACCGTGCTCAGGCTGCCCCGCTCCGCCACCGGGCCCGGTCTCGACATCGAGGCCCTGCTCGGCGCCCTGTACGCACGGGACATCCGCTCCGTACTCCTCGAAGGCGGTCCGACCCTGGCCGGTGCCTTCGTCGCCGCGGGAACGGTCGACAAGGTCGTCGGCTATCTCGCTCCGGTCCTTCTCGGCGCGGGCCCCGCTGCCCTCGCCGATGCCGGAATCTCCACCATCTCCCGGGCGTTGCGCCTCGATGTGACCGAGACCGAACGCATCGGCCCCGATCTGCGCATCACCGCCGTCCCCGTCCCTGCTCGGAAGGGAAACTGA